The Salvelinus alpinus chromosome 21, SLU_Salpinus.1, whole genome shotgun sequence genome has a segment encoding these proteins:
- the LOC139548296 gene encoding inward rectifier potassium channel 13-like, whose translation MTTKTTNDLDGNKVSSSPLLLSTSSPSYLSCQRLVTKDGHCALRSSPPSPGLWPSWASASAWLLALQDLWGAVVCLRWRWVLLAFCTSFVAHWLLFACLWYLLAHLNGDLAVEDHDAPPEGHVVCVKHITSFTAAFSFSLETQLTIGYGTMFPSGDCPSAIALLAVQMLLGLMLEAFITGAFVAKIARPQKRAGAIQFSPQAVVGQHQGQPCLMFRATNLLRRPLVDVEVSAVLYEERDDQVLHQTNLDFQLDRLGPRPCPFFIFPLTFYHILDRHSPLYPALREGSASHFELVVFLSASQEGTGDACQKRTSYLRQEIQFERRFVPAMGLDKHGRYQVSSQHFGMAHCKEPLDKECVVQINGDGSDRME comes from the exons ATGACAACCAAAACGACCAACGACCTGGACGGGAACAaggtctcctcctcccctctcctgttGTCCACATCATCCCCGTCCTACCTGTCTTGCCAGCGTCTGGTGACCAAGGACGGTCACTGTGCCCTgcgctcctcccctccctctcctggcCTGTGGCCCTCCTgggcctctgcctctgcctggcTGCTAGCTCTACAG GACCTGTGGGGGGCAGTGGTGTGCCTGCGCTGGCGCTGGGTCCTCTTGGCCTTCTGCACCTCCTTCGTGGCCCACTGGCTGCTGTTCGCCTGCCTGTGGTACCTACTGGCCCACCTCAATGGAGACCTGGCAGTGGAGGACCACGACGCTCCTCCAGAGGGACACGTGGTGTGTGTCAAACACATCACCAGCTTCACCGcagccttctccttctccctggaGACCCAGCTGACCATTGGGTACGGCACCATGTTCCCCAGTGGGGACTGTCCCAGCGCTATAGCCCTGCTGGCGGTTCAGATGCTGCTCGGGCTCATGCTGGAAGCCTTCATCACAG GTGCGTTTGTGGCTAAGATCGCCCGTCCCCAGAAGCGTGCGGGGGCCATCCAGTTCAGCCCCCAGGCGGTGGTAGGTCAGCACCAGGGCCAGCCCTGCCTCATGTTCCGGGCCACCAACCTTCTGCGCCGCCCCCTGGTGGACGTGGAGGTCAGTGCCGTCCTGTACGAAGAGAGAGACGACCAGGTCCTGCACCAGACCAACCTGGACTTCCAGCTGGACCGGCTGGGCCCCCGCCCCTGCCCATTCTTCATCTTCCCCCTCACCTTCTACCACATCCTGGACCGCCACAGCCCCCTTTACCCAGCCCTGCGTGAGGGCAGCGCCAGCCACTTTGAGCTAGTGGTGTTTCTCTCTGCCTCACAGGAGGGCACGGGCGACGCCTGCCAGAAAAGAACGTCCTACCTGCGCCAGGAGATCCAGTTTGAGAGGCGCTTCGTGCCCGCCATGGGGCTGGACAAGCATGGCAGGTACCAGGTGAGCAGTCAGCACTTTGGCATGGCCCACTGCAAGGAGCCGCTGGACAAGGAGTGTGTGGTGCAGATCAACGGGGACGGGAGTGACAGGATGGAGTAA